CATGAATCCACAGACACTAATATATATTAGGCAAAACCCAGAGTAATACCGATGGCAGTTCACTTGATGACAATATCTACCATAATATCAccatgattattttaaaatttttgtatatttttgaatGTGAAAGTGCACGTGTAGATAATAGGAGCATGGAGCTTCACCACTGTTAAAGGACATGTGCAATTTGCCATATGCAGTAATTCTTCCGAAATTTCTCAACAACCTCGAAAACAACGTTCCCCGGAACACGTTTACACATAATATCAAGGATTCTACAGAGTGGCCTAATGCAATACCACTTTTCTGCAATAATCCATGAAAAATGACACAATAACATGTATGATTGCTCCCATGTCCCGTATCTGAAGTCTGCGCCATTAAAATCCTAATTCAGACATTTGAACCAGTCTGGAATACCAAACACACAGAAAGTATCATCATcattacataaaataataataaaaggtcTAACCACATCGTCTttgcccaccaaaaaaaaacaacaaaccaccccaaaaccattCAAAACAGACCACAAAAAAAGTCCTCCACATAATAAGTTTTACCtcctaaaaagtaaaaataaataaaatagaccAGCATATATGTAGAATATGTGACTAAGGTGTACTGCagtaattttcataatttttaggATAACCTGTATGTTCTTTACTGCTCCAAAGTAGTTCCAATCTCATGCCAACAAATGACTTAGTAAATTCTTTGAGAAAAGATCCTGCTTTTACTTTGTGTGTAGCACAATAAAGACCATAACCTTCTGGATGAGACTGTAGATGCTGTGGTAGTATAAATTAATAACAGGAATTGTGGATGAGTTTTATGTGACACTATGGGCTCTTTCAAGAGTTTGTTTTAGATAAACATTTAGCACTTCATGCTTATGTAAAGCGATCCGTACAGAAACTTCCTCATGGATGCAGCTGCTCCATATTACACATCTCTGATTTATTCTAGTATATGTTAAGACAAATGATCAGTGTGGAACTGCTGGGAATTAGGTTAATTTAGATTATTTCGCTACGGATTCTTGACGTTTGCACACTTTCGATTGAGCTCTCAGCCGGGTTGCCTTCCAGACAATCACCCGGATGAGATTTTGGGGGCAGGTGTTAACTGTGGAAACCTACTTAGTATTGAACGTACCTGTCTCATTGCTACCGACTTTGGAGacgatacttttttttttttttttttctggctattgTTCTTCACAAAAGACCTAATTGAAAATATCTGTCAAATCTTGTCTCTggtttccctcttcttcccccccgCACCATTAATTGGATACGTATTGTGTTtgtgtgggaaggaaggaggctcTATAGCAGTGTAGCGATATTGCTgggaaaagaacattaaaatggATAAAGGGATTTCCTAGTGGTATAAATACCTGCACACGACCTCCCTGTGCTCTGGAGCCCTCCTGTATATGTATATGCAGGCAAAAAGCCTGGAATAGAGTTTGAGCTGCCGCTAATCGTGCAAAATCTGTTCTGTTAGAAAACGCGGGCAAGCGGCTCTTTCGCCTGTTGGAGGGTATGACTTGCCAAGCGTTTCCTTCATCTGACACCTTTGTACCCTTGAATTCTgactcttctccctctctgcctctgaTAATGCATCACAGCGCCGCAGAGTGCCTGCCGGTTTCTAACCATGCCACCAATGTTGTGTCTACaggtactttttaaaagtaatcttGCTCTCAGTAACTCTCATTTGTAATGCTTTTGGATGATACGTGTTCGTTGAGTTCTGCAATATTTAAAGTGTTTGGTATCAGTGCTAGGTGTGATTTGGACTGCATTAAAGTAGAAGCATTTTCACAATACTCTGCACGATGAATAAATCAGGAAAACCCCAAATGTTTGTATTTTAGCTAAATTTGTAGCTTTGTCTAAGTTTGTTACAAGATTAAGCTCAAGGATGCTACCAATGCATAAACTTAGAACAGACTCAAACACTGCCACTCTTGTTAGGATTATATAGTCTTCAGGGACAAGTGTCATGTAAATTAATTGaaagtttaaaatactttaaattactttaaataaaaaatgtatttaaaacaaatcaagTCTAAATATCATTTGGGCAATTGCTTTACAAAGCATTTTGCATACTGAATCAAGATGAAGATTTAAGCAGGATGTTCAAAATTGGTGGCAGACGTCTCATCAAAATTTTTgaattttgtgtatttgtgtatataaTCCAATTAATTGCATTTAAATACTAGGAACATGTGATCATTGAACTGTCTGaaagaaagacacagagagagTTTTCTTGCAGACTTAAACCTGCAGAAGCGGGATTGTCGAATACAGGAATTGTTAATGGAATGCtttcaggaacagaaaaagaaatagttttgatttatttgaaaTTACATTAAGGTAAGAATTTTATTTGGAGCTTAACAAGAAACTAGCCTTCTCCTGAAATGCATTggtaataaaacattttaataataagGAAAAGCATACAAGTAATGAGAACCGAGCATTGGTGATAGATAACAGGATCTTATACATTAAGCAGGGGGTTTGAAATATCCTAATATGGCTGTTGGTTAGCAGTGGTAGTAGGGAATaggaaaatttaaattttgtatgAGGACAAATTTATGTATCTGTATCATAGTAGTACTTTCTAGATTCATCTGGTTCGTAATAAAAAATATATGGTGACAGCTAGCCAGCCAAAAGtgtttgctcttctgcttcaAATTTGGGTTTTGATAATTTGCAGTTACCACCCAAGCACAAATACCACTGtagtcagtgggaattttgttTACAGGATCACATCTAGCAAGCGACCCTGGGAGAATGGAAGCCGTTACAGAGAGTGCTAACTATAATGAGTAAAGGTTTACAAATTTCCTGCATAGATTCAGAAATTGTAATAAACAGTGCCATTCTGGTGAAAGCACCTAAGGAGAATTTGTGCACAAAGTAGACATGAAAGAATTTTGAATAACGACTTCTGTTAAATGTCAAAATTGTTAAACCCTTATTAGCAAGtcaaaaaggttatttttatgcATAAAAATTAGTCTATTGATTATTaaataataggggaaaaaaaaaaccaaacaccagtAAACACTTAGATCTTATCCCAAAAGAAAAGATGCATTGCTCTAAATGCATTAATACTATTAATGCAATCTTTATTTGGGGTGCATTTATGCTACCATGAGCGTGCCTGGTTTAGTAGATTTTATATCTGTATAAGTGTATCTAAACAAGAAATTTTACTGTTATGATTACAGTTAAAAAAGCAGAGATTGTAATCCCTAATTCGTTATATTGTTTTGAGCAACTGGAATGTGTGCTCTAAAGTACAGGTTTACGTATCTGAATGTTCACAAACATGAATTTTTAATCTTATACTTTACAGCAGTTGTTAGAGGGGAGAGTAAATGCATTTCTGTGCCTACTTATGCATGAGAAACAGCCATATCTCTCATTTTGAATTCAGTAAAAAATTGTCTGATTCTTCAGGCACTGGTGATTACTGAGCACAGATCTGAAACACCCCTGTGAAAACACTAGAGATAAATTAGTTGTGTGGTTGTTGATGGTGCTGCTGATGGAAAACATTGAGTTAGACCTAACTTTTTAGAAGAGCCCAGAGTCTGTCATTCTGTTTCCCTGACAAAGCACTCTGAAATGGTTTTGGTGGCTTGGCACTTAAGAAAATGTGGCTTCTGGTTGCCTCAAAGCAAATGTCCCAAATCGTTGCTTTTGGAAACCCAGGTCTTAGGCATGCATAAAATATTGCCTTTCTTGATGCCTGTATTGCCTGATGTATGTGGGGTTTGCATAACAGTGAAGCCAATCAATTTTCTGGAAATATAGAGTTTTTATGTAAGATTAAATGAAATGGCATGTGGAAGTTGGGTGCAGAGAGGAACCGGTCTCCTCCTGGAGAGTTCAATGCTTCCCTTGCTTAGTGGTATACGTAACCCAGGTTATGCACATAGATAGTGCTAAAAATAACACATCAAGACCACGGTATGACAATTTTTGGTCTTGGCTCAGAGGGTATCTCACTATTTATTCTGGCAGTCTTGTCTGGTGTAACCTGGCCAAGTGTCTGGACTTCCAGCAGTATTAACCTGATGGTTATGGCCCAAAGTTAAATCCTTACTGAATGCACGCAAAAACTACATACAAGGATAGTGTGTACCTCTGAATTTAAAGGCTATGTCTTGAATCCTCACCCATTTTCTTACCAGTCCCATCTGTTTTGTCTTTGATCCAAACTCCTATATGCTCCCATATCCGCTTTGCCATGATGACTTTGGGAAATGCGTCAACAGGCCTTCATTACTCTGTGCCTTCCTGTCATTATGGAAATCAACCGTCTACCTACGGGGTGATGGCAGGTAAGAGACATACTTTCAACTAGGTGAGCTCTTTTAGAACGTTGACTTTAATCAGTTTTCCTTTAGAGGGATTGATTCAAGACAATTGCTTAAAGAAGACAGGACTGGGGTTAAGGTGTTAGAAATTAGGGGGTTAGAAATTAGGTTAGGAAATTAGGGGTCAGTGCCCCGAGTTCCCCCAAACTTCTGCATGTCTTGGGAAATGACTCTGTCTCTTATTTCTTTCTGCAAGACTGGGACAGTGCTGCTCTTGTTTCTCACCTATGACCACTTCCCTTGGTGATCATCACTTTTTGAGGGACCAGGAGTGACGTACCCTACATACCTCTGTATTACCAGTGCCTGGGGTGATGGAGCCTGACTGGACCTatgaaataaaatgacagaataatGGAAGGATAGCTGAATTCAGCAGGCGGATCATGTAGATGATCACCGATTTTTACACTCATGAATGTATGCTAACATCCTGCTTAGTTTTCCATATCCCAGGCTGAGTAAGAAAATGGAACTGTTACTCCATGCAAGGTCAAGCAGCAGTTGATGAGATAATGCCATGAACCAAATTAACACAACTCACAGGAAATAATTGTGACTCCGAGCTGACCCGAAAATCAAACTCAGCGTTTTATTTCACTTAATAACGAAGGAAATATTACAGTAAGTCAGCACAGATGAATATATTTGAATAGGGACTTTTTAGGGACAGAGAGTAGACTTCACTCACAGTGTGCAAATATCCAAATGCTCCTATTTTATTGTGCATTTAAGTGTCTGTTGCAGACATTCCTGGCATTGTTCCCTGGGAAAAGTTAATAGGTATTAAACAAAAGGTATTGCTCAGAAGCTCATTTTGTTtcattccaaaataaataaatacaccttaacttttctcctttctttttcaccCTTCATTTTTTTTAGGCATCAAGCCTGCGACTCCAGAGCTGCTCTCAGCAAGTCTCTCCCAGAGTCGCATCTTACAGACATGCAGCATGCCGCATCCCAATGTGGTAAACGGTGTCAGCAGCTTGCAAAGCAAGTCCTTCTCTTTTTTAgtcttttcctttattctttgagatattttttttttttttgtggttaccCTGTgtgaagcaaataaaatattcctaTGGGGCTAGAACATCCAACACTGGTGAGAGCAACTGGGGAGttgaagacaaaaaaagcaaatggaggAAGGGGTAGGAGGCTGATAAGTTCTGAGTTCTGCTACAAAGTTTTGTGTAATTTAGAAAATTGGGAAGGTTGTCCCAAGAACCTGGAATTTACTGGCAAATACACTGAAGAGTTAATATTTCTCCAGTGATTTCCGCCCCCCCACCTTCAGGCCAGAGACTCTTTAGCTGTACGTGCAGTAACTAGTGAAAAAACAGCCTTCGCTTGTAACTGAATCTTTGTGTTATGCTTGATATTTGTGAACAAAAGGTAGCACAAGGTAGTTTTGTGTTCTCCTTGAGCAATTTCTTTTTAAGCTAGAATTGCCATTCCGAATATGTTCTGGTTTGATGTTAGTGggcttttttagtttttgttttgtttttttttttttttcctttgagctcTTACCTGTGTACGTTCCTCAAACAGATTTTATGCTAAAGCTAAACCAACCTAGTTTCTTCTCTGAGCATCAAATGGTATTTACACAGAAGTATTCCTTGTACCAGAAAACAGAGGCTGACACATCTTAGATGGCTCAAAATGACATAGATCCATCGATCTTCTTGTGCTGCTTAATTCCAGATGAAGCCTtggattgttttttgtttaagtttGGACCATTTACCATCTTACTTAAGTGCATCACAGTTTGCTATGACATAGGATGGCTATAGCCTGTGAAAGTGgatgttggtttgttttcatgcATGGGGACAAGAGAGAAGACTGTATCTCCTAGGAAATCCTCACTTTTGGATACTTTTGCATATACGTTGTATAATTAATATTAGACATGGATTATGAGATGGTGAAGTCGTGTTTTTATGGTGTAGCAGTGAAGAATAActgctctgcattttctttgtggTGTTACTTAGGTAGCCTGACTCCTTGCCTTTATAAATTCCCGGAGCATGCCCTGAGCGCCAGCTCCTGTGCCCTGGGCCACAGCTTCACGTCCATGCACCAGTCCCTCCTCGCAGACGATGCCACCACCGTAGACTTCAAGCAGGAGTTCCGCAGAAAAAGCAAGTCTGTTGAAGAGCCCATTGACATGGACTCACCCGAAATCAGGGAACTGGAGAAATTTGCTAATGAATTCAAGCTGCGGAGAATTAAGCTGGGTATGTGCTTTATGTCTGTGAACAAACGGCCAAAAAATTCCAATGGAAGCCcaattatttctgaatgttttatgGTCTGGCCTCTGCAGTTGTCTAATCATAACTCTAATCCTATCTTGCGCTGCCAAACTTTCTCCGTTCCTAGAAGACTTGCACAGAATTAATGAACTTAAGCTTTTTGCAACTCAGTATGCAGAAAAGGACTTTAAACTTTCTTGCCCTTAAATTATTTGTCTAAAGTGCTGAGAAAATTATTGCTGTTCATTAAATTACATTCAGTAGGAGGTACATTATTTTGCACAGCCCCAAAATTTCTGCAACTTGGGGCAACACGTGCTCTCACCTCTTACACCCATTCTCTTCCCCATGAAGTGCTCCGTCTCACAAGATGCTTCAATGGCATTTTAGCATACAAGGTGGGTGACATCCATGGCAAATCTTTCATATCAGTGGGAAGCTTCTCTTCCTGTTGTATTTTCTTGTGCCAAGGCACCGGTACAGCGGCGACTGGTATCTTGGTTGCTATCTGATAGCTACTGGGGCTGATGCAAGATAGATTGCATTCGAGGGTCTCCGctgagctgcttttccttccctgggcAATCCTAGCTGAGGACAAAGGTGGACTGAGCCCTGTCTTTCTCATCTGTAGGGAATTTCTCCTTTCTACAGAAGGATTGAGGTACATTGCAAAGTAAAAAGCGGTCTCATCCTTGTTTGAACTGTActgcgggaaaaaaaaaaaaaagaacacatctGGTGCTGCAGCTTCATCCCACTTATGAACACTGAGGATTCTGAACGAAGAGCTGCAATGTTTACATTATCGCTTATCACATTACATTGCATCTTTACAAATTAGGGCATCCTACAAAAAAAACAGTCTCCAATAGGAGCCGGAACACCTCTCTGTGGCGAGCTCAGTCAGCCCCAGAGACCTCTGCAGAAAGCCCATCCTGCAGATACTGCGGGCGCACACTGTTCATAAGAGTCAGCAGTGAAAGGCGAAGCATCTCAAGGAAAATAACCCTTTCTAGAAAGCTCCAAAGTGACATTTTCTCTTCGTTTTTGACAGGTTATACACAAACCAATGTTGGAGAAGCACTGGCTGCTGTGCACGGCTCTGAATTCAGCCAAACTACTATTTGCCGGTTTGAAAACTTGCAGCTGAGTTTCAAGAACGCATGCAAACTGAAATCAATACTGTCCAAGTGGCTGGAGGAAGCTGAACAAGTAGGAGGTAGAGAATTGAAATCCTCTAAATACTGATTGGCACTTAAAACAGAATCCTGTATATATGTTGAAGGACTAATATGTGTCTTCCATAGACTGAGGGTTTTGTTTTACCAGATTTAAATAATAAGGTATGCTTATATCAAATTTTGGTTATCTTTTTTGGATGAGCAAGAAGGGGCAAACTGAAATGCATGGAGGGTACAGAATAGTAGAAACATCACTTGGCCTACTGGAAGtaatttctttcagttctgtCCCGGCAAACTAGCTCCACTGCCATAGCATAGGTCAGAGCAGTTATCAGGATCTGCAGGACAGCCCCTTTAGCAGCGTACAGGGATTCTTCACTAGCAA
Above is a window of Larus michahellis chromosome 1, bLarMic1.1, whole genome shotgun sequence DNA encoding:
- the POU1F1 gene encoding pituitary-specific positive transcription factor 1 isoform X1, whose amino-acid sequence is MTCQAFPSSDTFVPLNSDSSPSLPLIMHHSAAECLPVSNHATNVVSTVPSVLSLIQTPICSHIRFAMMTLGNASTGLHYSVPSCHYGNQPSTYGVMAGIKPATPELLSASLSQSRILQTCSMPHPNVVNGVSSLQSNLTPCLYKFPEHALSASSCALGHSFTSMHQSLLADDATTVDFKQEFRRKSKSVEEPIDMDSPEIRELEKFANEFKLRRIKLGYTQTNVGEALAAVHGSEFSQTTICRFENLQLSFKNACKLKSILSKWLEEAEQVGALYSEKVGVNERKRKRRTTISIAAKEALERHFGEQSKPSSQEIMRMAEGLNLEKEVVRVWFCNRRQREKRVKTSLHQNAFSSIIKEHHECR
- the POU1F1 gene encoding pituitary-specific positive transcription factor 1 isoform X2, whose translation is MTCQAFPSSDTFVPLNSDSSPSLPLIMHHSAAECLPVSNHATNVVSTGLHYSVPSCHYGNQPSTYGVMAGIKPATPELLSASLSQSRILQTCSMPHPNVVNGVSSLQSNLTPCLYKFPEHALSASSCALGHSFTSMHQSLLADDATTVDFKQEFRRKSKSVEEPIDMDSPEIRELEKFANEFKLRRIKLGYTQTNVGEALAAVHGSEFSQTTICRFENLQLSFKNACKLKSILSKWLEEAEQVGALYSEKVGVNERKRKRRTTISIAAKEALERHFGEQSKPSSQEIMRMAEGLNLEKEVVRVWFCNRRQREKRVKTSLHQNAFSSIIKEHHECR
- the POU1F1 gene encoding pituitary-specific positive transcription factor 1 isoform X3; the encoded protein is MTSSCSWNGRQPCGLHYSVPSCHYGNQPSTYGVMAGIKPATPELLSASLSQSRILQTCSMPHPNVVNGVSSLQSNLTPCLYKFPEHALSASSCALGHSFTSMHQSLLADDATTVDFKQEFRRKSKSVEEPIDMDSPEIRELEKFANEFKLRRIKLGYTQTNVGEALAAVHGSEFSQTTICRFENLQLSFKNACKLKSILSKWLEEAEQVGALYSEKVGVNERKRKRRTTISIAAKEALERHFGEQSKPSSQEIMRMAEGLNLEKEVVRVWFCNRRQREKRVKTSLHQNAFSSIIKEHHECR
- the POU1F1 gene encoding pituitary-specific positive transcription factor 1 isoform X4; the encoded protein is MAGIKPATPELLSASLSQSRILQTCSMPHPNVVNGVSSLQSNLTPCLYKFPEHALSASSCALGHSFTSMHQSLLADDATTVDFKQEFRRKSKSVEEPIDMDSPEIRELEKFANEFKLRRIKLGYTQTNVGEALAAVHGSEFSQTTICRFENLQLSFKNACKLKSILSKWLEEAEQVGALYSEKVGVNERKRKRRTTISIAAKEALERHFGEQSKPSSQEIMRMAEGLNLEKEVVRVWFCNRRQREKRVKTSLHQNAFSSIIKEHHECR